Genomic window (Pseudomonas sp. MM211):
TGCACCTGAGCCGCGCACGCTTGGCGGTCGACGCCCCGCCACTGTGCGGCACCGACCTTTGCCGTTAGCCATCACCGCCTCGATGAAATACCCCTGCACAGCCAGAAACGTTTTCCCATTCAGATAGTTAACTCAGCATACCGCGCGGTTCAGGGTCGCCTGACTTGAGACTCTGCCCGGTGCGCTCACTACTGGCACGCAACCTGCTAAGTCCCTGACAGGGAGGCAGGCTCTGCCCCTCCACAATCCGAATCCTGGACAACGGCGTCCACCCTTGTTGCAGCCCAAGCGCTGCCATGAGAGTGACGCCGTTTTTTTATGCGTGCCTTTTGGGGAAAACGATATGGACGACAAGCCACGTACATTGCCGAGCATCGACGACAGCGCCAGCCAGCCACGCCGCACCTTTCTCAAGCAGTCCATGGGCCTGCTTGGTGGCGGTGCGCTGATGAGCCTGCTGCCGGCGGGGCTGAGCAGCGCGGTGTGGGCTGCTGGCACCGATGGTCTGGAGACCACCAAGGCCAAGCTCGGCTTTATCGCCCTGACCGACGCCGCACCGCTGTTCGTGGCGGATGAACTGGGCCTGTTCGCCAAGCACGGCATGACCGGCGTGGAAGTGCTCAAGCAGTCGTCGTGGGGCACTACCCGCGACAACCTGGTGCTCGGCTCCGGCAGTGGCGGCATCGACGGCGCCCATATCCTCACGCCAATGCCCTACCTGATGGCCGCCGGCAAGGTCACCACCAACAATACTCCGCTGCCGATGTACCTGCTGGCGCGCCTGAACCTCAACGGTCAGGGCATCTCCATCAGCAAGGAATACCAGGATCTCAAACTCGGCACCGACGCCAGCGCCTTCAAGCAGGCCGTTGCCGCCAAGCTGGCCAAGGGTCAAAAGATCGCCGCGGCGATGACCTTCCCGGGCGGCACCCACGACCTGTGGCTGCGCTACTGGATGGCAGCTGGCGGCATCGAACCCAACAAGGATCTGCCGACGGTGGTGATCCCACCGCCGCAGATGGTCGCCAACATGAAGGTCGGCAGCATGGACGCATTCTGCGTCGGTGAGCCATGGAACGCTCAGTTGATCAACCAGGGCATTGGCTACAGCGCGGTAACCACCGGCGAGCTGTGGGCCAACCACCCGGAGAAAGCCCTGTCGCTGCGCGCCGATTATGTCGATGCCAACCCCAACGCCACCCGTGCCCTGCTCAAGGCGGTGATGGAAGCGCAGATGTTCTGCGAAGCGGCGGAGAACAAAGAGCAGGTCGCGGAAATCTGCGCCAAGCGCCGCTGGATCGGCGCTCCCGCCAGGACCTGCTGGCTCGCCTGCAGGGCAACATCGATTACGGCAACGGCCGCGTGGTGGAAAACAGCCCGCACCTGATGCGCTTCTGGAGCGAGTTCGCCTCCTACCCCTTCCAGAGCCACGACCTGTGGTTCTTGACCGAAAACAAACGCTGGGGCTACCTGCCGAAGGACTTCGACAGCCAGGCACTGATCGACACCGTCAACCGCGAGGACATCTGGCGCCAGGCCGCCGCCGAGCTCGCGGTACCTGCCGAGCAGATTCCGCAATCCAAATCGCGAGGCGTCGAGACCTTCTTCGACGGCAAGACCTTCGACCCGCAGAACCCGCAAGCCTATCTCGACAGCCTGTCCCTGAAGGCCTAACCGGAGGAACGCTCCATGAATGCGCCCGTAAAATCGCTGGCCCTGCCGGCCGGTGTCATCGCTCCAAGCTGGCTGAAGCGGCTGTCGACCACGCTCATGCAGTCGGTGCTGCCGCCCTTGGTGATCACCACAGCACTGCTGCTGATCTGGCAACTGCTGTGCAGTGGCCCCAACGCGTCGCTGCCGCCGCCCAGCCAGGTCATCGAAGACACCTGGGAGTTGATCATCAACCCCTTCTATGACAACGGCGGCACCGACGTCGGCATGGCCTGGCAACTGCTCGCCAGCCTCGAGCGGGTGGCCTACGGCTATGCCCTGGCAGTCGTAGTCGGTGTAGCGTTGGGGGTGCTGGTCGGCCAGTCGACCTGGGCGATGCGCGGTCTCGACCCGCTGTTCCAGATCCTGCGTACCGTGCCGCCGCTGGCCTGGTTGCCGCTGTCGCTGGCCGGTTTCAAGGACAGTCACCCGTCGGCGCTGTTCGTGATTTTCATCACTGCAATCTGGCCGATCATCATCAATACCTCGGTGGGCATCCGCAACATCCCCGAGGACTACCGCAACGTCGCCAAAGTGCTGCGCCTCAATGGCCTGGAGTACTTCCAGAAGATCATGCTGCCCGCCGCCGCCCCCTACATCTTCTCAGGGCTGCGCATTGGCGTGGGGCTGTCCTGGCTGGCGATCATCGCGGCAGAGATGCTGATTGGTGGCGTGGGTATCGGCTTCTTCATCTGGGACGCGTGGAACGCCTCGCGCATCAGCGACATCATTCTCGCCCTGGTCTACGTCGGCGTGGTCGGCTTCCTGCTCGACCGCCTGGTGCTGTTCGTCGGCAACCGCATCACCCGTGGCACATCGGCCTGAGGAGACAGACATGAGCAAGCACTATCTGAGCATCGAACATGTGGAAAAGTACTTCGAGCGTGACGGCGTCAGCTCCCATGTACTGAACCAGATCAACCTCAACGTCGAGCGTGGCGAATACATCTCCATCATCGGCCACTCCGGTTGCGGCAAATCGACGGTGCTGAACATCGTCGCCGGCCTGACCGACTCAAGCAGCGGCGCAGTGATTCTCGACGGCAAGGAAGTTCGCGGCCCCGGCCCGGATCGCAGCCTGGTGTTTCAGAACCACTCGCTGCTGCCCTGGCTGACGGTGCAGGAAAACGTCGCCCTGGCCGTCGACAAGGTCTTCAAGCGTACCAAGAGCAAGGCCGAGCGCCGCGACTGGACGCTGCATCATCTGGAGCTGGTGAGCATGGGCCACGCATTGCACAAACGGCCCAGCGAAATTTCCGGCGGCATGAAGCAGCGTGTAGGCATTGCCCGCGCGCTGGCCATGGAACCCAAGGTGCTGCTGCTAGACGAGCCCTTTGGCGCACTCGACGCCCTGACCCGCGCCCACTTGCAGGACGAGGTCATGCGTATCCAGAGCGAGCTGCACAACACGGTGATGATGATCACCCACGATGTCGACGAAGCCGTGCTGCTTTCCGATCGCATCGTGATGATGACCAACGGCCCTTCGGCGACCATTGGTGAAATCCTCACCATCGATCTGCCGCGGCCCCGTGACCGCATCGCTTTGGCTGACGACCCGCGCTACAACGCCTATCGGCATGCCGTGCTGAGTTTCCTGCACGAAAAACAGCGCAAGGTCGAACCCATGAGCGCACACCGCGCTGCCGCAGCTAAAGAGCCGGCCGGCAAGGAGCGCGCTCGCGCCTAGATGCTGCGATCAGTCGCGGGCAATGCCCGTTACGGTGATGCCGAAGCGCTCCTCCAAGCGAACTGCGGGAGTCTGCTCCTCACGGGGCTGCTCCTTCGGTTCGAGGCGCTCCAGGTTCTCTTCGGCCCACTCCAGCAGCCAGATCACGGCCTGCTCGAGGCTGGGTTTGTCTTTCGATTTGACCTTGAGGACTTCGGCCGCCTCATCTCGGCTGTAGGCAATATTCCATTGGCTCATAGTGAGTCTCCAGCGGGGGGCTTTGTGGCTGGCACGCAATCATGCGCGTACCGCACCATTAACCATGTAGACCTGTCGTCCGTGAACAGTTCGACCTATAAATCCCCGGAACTTCGCAGCACACCTCCACTCAGAAACTAGGCATCGATTGATTTCTCCGGGCGCCCATGGCGCCCATTTTTTTGCCTGCGATTTGACCTCACGCCGCCAGGAACTTGAGCATCGGGTAAACGCGGCGCACAAAAAAACCGGGAAAATCCCGGTTTCTTCGAAACGAGCAGTAGAGGCCGTATCAGGCCCTAGGCAGCGTGACCCCTCGTTGCCCTTGATACTTACCGCCACGATCCTTGTACGACACCTCACAGGCTTCGTCGGACTCGAGGAACAGCATCTGCGCCACGCCCTCATTAGCGTAAATCTTCGCAGGCAAAGTGGTGGTGTTGGAAAATTCCAGGGTCACATGCCCTTCCCATTCCGGTTCCAGCGGCGTGACGTTGACGATGATGCCGCAGCGCGCATAAGTGCTCTTGCCCAGGCATATGGTCAAAACGTTGCGCGGAATGCGGAAGAATTCCACGGTACGGGCCAGCGCGAACGAGTTCGGCGGGATGATGCACACATCGCTTTTTACATCGACGAAGCTTTTTTCATCGAAATTCTTCGGGTCGACGGTGGCCGAGTTGATATTGGTGAAGACCTTGAATTCATCGGCGCAGCGCACGTCGTAACCGTAGCTGGACACCCCGTAAGAAATCAGCGGCAAACCGCCTTCATTACGCACCTGGCGCTCGACGAACGGCTCGATCATGCCGTGTTCCTGGGCCATGCGGCGAATCCACTTGTCTGATTTGATGCTCATGGCGGGGCCGTCCTGAAGGTCTGATCGGTGAAAAAGTGAGCGCATCTTACCGGGCTGGAGGGCTGGGTTCAAAGCCTCTTGACAGAGCGTTTCGGCTATAAGCCGACGAGAAGAATGCAAGTAAATCGCAGAAAGACTTACAGACCATTCGCACTTCCCGAAAAAAGCGGGTATGGTGACCCCACTGTGCTGCATGTGTCACCGCGAATCGCTACATGATGCCTAGATTTCGATCCAAACATCGTCCGACTCCTAGTACTCGTTGCACTCAGTCCCGGCCTGGTTTTATCCAGGGCTGTTATTTCTTTAGATATTAGGAGACATCACATGTCCAATCGTCAGAATGGCACCGTTAAGTGGTTCAACGATGAGAAAGGCTACGGCTTCATCACTCCGCAATCCGGTGACGACCTGTTCGTACACTTCAAAGCTATCCAGAGCGATGGCTTCAAGAGCCTGAAAGAAGGCCAGCAAGTTTCCTTCGTGGCCACTCGTGGTCAGAAAGGCATGCAAGCTGAGGAAGTTCAGGTTATCTAACCTGCTCTTTCTATAAAAACCCCGCTTCGGCGGGGTTTTTTTATGCCTGAGTTTTATGCAGCGCGCCCGCCCGGCGGCCGCGCTATGGCGATCAATCGTCGGCGATGACGATGGTCGGCATGGCCTGGGCCGTCGCCGCGCTAGAGGCGATGCGCGCCCCGACCTGACGAGCCACCTGCTGATAGAGCATGGCGATCTGGCTTTCCGGATCGGCGATGGTCGTCGGCTTGCCACCGTCAGCCTGCATACGGATGGCCATGGACAGCGGCATGGAAGCCAGCAGATCGACGCCGAACTGGGCAGCCAGCTTCTCGCCACCACCCTCACCGAACAGATGCTCGGCATGGCCACAGCTGGAGCAGATGTGCACGGCCATGTTCTCCACCACGCCGAGCACCGGAATGTTCACCTTGCGGAACATCTCCACGCCTTTTCGGGCGTCGAGCAGGGCCAGATCCTGCGGCGTGGTGACGATGACCGCCCCCGCTACCGGAACCTTCTGCGCCAGGGTCAGGTGGATATCGCCCGTGCCGGGCGGCATGTCGATGATCAGATAGTCGAGGTCATCCCAGGCGGTCTGGGTGACCAGCTGCAGCAACGCGCCGGAGACCATCGGGCCACGCCATACCACCGGCGTGTTGTCATCGGTGAGAAAGGCCATGGACATCACCTGTACGCCATGGGCTTCGAGCGGCACGAACCACTTCTGATCACGCACTTGAGGGCGCGTGCCTTCCGGGATACCGAACATGATGCCCTGGCTCGGGCCGTAGATATCCGCATCGAGAATGCCCACCCGCGCACCTTCACGGGCCAGTGCCAACGCCAGGTTGGCAGCAGTGGTCGACTTGCCCACCCCGCCCTTGCCGGACGCCACGGCAACCACGTTCTTGACGTTGGCCAGGGCCGGCACCTGAGCCTGCGCCTTGTGGGCGGCGATCACGCAG
Coding sequences:
- the apbC gene encoding iron-sulfur cluster carrier protein ApbC; protein product: MSADIRAAVEAVLRQYTDPHLDQDPLSAGCVRAIDVLGDQVSVKLELGYAAGLFKQGWSQLLQLAIENIEGVRSASVEVNCVIAAHKAQAQVPALANVKNVVAVASGKGGVGKSTTAANLALALAREGARVGILDADIYGPSQGIMFGIPEGTRPQVRDQKWFVPLEAHGVQVMSMAFLTDDNTPVVWRGPMVSGALLQLVTQTAWDDLDYLIIDMPPGTGDIHLTLAQKVPVAGAVIVTTPQDLALLDARKGVEMFRKVNIPVLGVVENMAVHICSSCGHAEHLFGEGGGEKLAAQFGVDLLASMPLSMAIRMQADGGKPTTIADPESQIAMLYQQVARQVGARIASSAATAQAMPTIVIADD
- the ntrB gene encoding nitrate ABC transporter permease, which codes for MNAPVKSLALPAGVIAPSWLKRLSTTLMQSVLPPLVITTALLLIWQLLCSGPNASLPPPSQVIEDTWELIINPFYDNGGTDVGMAWQLLASLERVAYGYALAVVVGVALGVLVGQSTWAMRGLDPLFQILRTVPPLAWLPLSLAGFKDSHPSALFVIFITAIWPIIINTSVGIRNIPEDYRNVAKVLRLNGLEYFQKIMLPAAAPYIFSGLRIGVGLSWLAIIAAEMLIGGVGIGFFIWDAWNASRISDIILALVYVGVVGFLLDRLVLFVGNRITRGTSA
- the dcd gene encoding dCTP deaminase produces the protein MSIKSDKWIRRMAQEHGMIEPFVERQVRNEGGLPLISYGVSSYGYDVRCADEFKVFTNINSATVDPKNFDEKSFVDVKSDVCIIPPNSFALARTVEFFRIPRNVLTICLGKSTYARCGIIVNVTPLEPEWEGHVTLEFSNTTTLPAKIYANEGVAQMLFLESDEACEVSYKDRGGKYQGQRGVTLPRA
- a CDS encoding ABC transporter ATP-binding protein, giving the protein MSKHYLSIEHVEKYFERDGVSSHVLNQINLNVERGEYISIIGHSGCGKSTVLNIVAGLTDSSSGAVILDGKEVRGPGPDRSLVFQNHSLLPWLTVQENVALAVDKVFKRTKSKAERRDWTLHHLELVSMGHALHKRPSEISGGMKQRVGIARALAMEPKVLLLDEPFGALDALTRAHLQDEVMRIQSELHNTVMMITHDVDEAVLLSDRIVMMTNGPSATIGEILTIDLPRPRDRIALADDPRYNAYRHAVLSFLHEKQRKVEPMSAHRAAAAKEPAGKERARA
- a CDS encoding CmpA/NrtA family ABC transporter substrate-binding protein; its protein translation is MDDKPRTLPSIDDSASQPRRTFLKQSMGLLGGGALMSLLPAGLSSAVWAAGTDGLETTKAKLGFIALTDAAPLFVADELGLFAKHGMTGVEVLKQSSWGTTRDNLVLGSGSGGIDGAHILTPMPYLMAAGKVTTNNTPLPMYLLARLNLNGQGISISKEYQDLKLGTDASAFKQAVAAKLAKGQKIAAAMTFPGGTHDLWLRYWMAAGGIEPNKDLPTVVIPPPQMVANMKVGSMDAFCVGEPWNAQLINQGIGYSAVTTGELWANHPEKALSLRADYVDANPNATRALLKAVMEAQMFCEAAENKEQVAEICAKRRWIGAPARTCWLACRATSITATAAWWKTART
- a CDS encoding cold-shock protein, with translation MSNRQNGTVKWFNDEKGYGFITPQSGDDLFVHFKAIQSDGFKSLKEGQQVSFVATRGQKGMQAEEVQVI